Proteins encoded together in one Phyllobacterium zundukense window:
- a CDS encoding ABC transporter ATP-binding protein, with protein sequence MLRVEGMKIRYGAVEAVHGVDLWVSKGELVTLIGANGAGKSSILAGISGHVPPSEGKVSLFGDPVTGRSADAVARMGVALTPEGRRIFAHLTVSENLHLGGAAFASGEELAARREAMLVRFPILAERIDQKAGSLSGGEQQMLAIARSLMSQPRLLLLDEPSLGLAPQTIDKVYDLVEELQREGLTILLVEQNVELALSVADRGYVIANGRIALSGTASELAGSDLVRQAYLAI encoded by the coding sequence ATGCTTCGCGTCGAGGGAATGAAAATACGCTATGGAGCGGTTGAGGCAGTTCATGGAGTTGACCTCTGGGTTTCGAAAGGTGAACTCGTGACGCTGATTGGCGCTAACGGTGCCGGCAAGAGCTCTATTCTTGCCGGTATATCCGGTCACGTCCCGCCATCTGAAGGAAAAGTTTCGCTATTTGGCGATCCAGTGACGGGTAGGTCCGCCGATGCGGTGGCCCGCATGGGCGTTGCTCTTACCCCGGAAGGCCGCCGAATTTTCGCACACCTCACCGTGAGCGAAAATCTCCACCTGGGTGGGGCGGCATTTGCAAGTGGCGAGGAACTTGCTGCCCGTCGCGAGGCGATGCTCGTCCGCTTTCCGATCCTTGCCGAGCGGATTGATCAAAAGGCTGGAAGCCTATCGGGTGGTGAGCAGCAGATGCTTGCGATTGCGCGATCGTTAATGAGCCAGCCTCGTCTGCTGTTGCTCGATGAGCCGTCACTGGGGCTGGCGCCGCAAACCATTGATAAGGTTTATGATCTTGTCGAAGAGCTGCAAAGAGAAGGACTGACCATTCTGCTTGTCGAACAAAACGTTGAACTAGCGTTATCGGTGGCGGATCGAGGTTACGTCATTGCAAATGGCCGTATCGCGCTAAGCGGCACAGCATCCGAACTCGCCGGGTCGGACCTTGTCCGACAGGCTTATCTGGCAATCTAG
- a CDS encoding branched-chain amino acid ABC transporter permease, producing the protein MEFLQYVVNILSLGGIYALLALGLAIVFSIVGLINFAHGEIMTISGYLIVLSLSLGIPLPLGLIIAVAGGAVTAILMDRVAFRPMRSASVTTLLITSFAVSTIIKVLLQNGVSARAKPVALPEWMSGTVQFSGFQIGVVPLTSIILTVAVLVCLDIFLRKTTLGIAMRAASEDFVMVSLLGLRANTVIATSFAISGVLAAIAAVLWVSQRGSVDPLMGFTPVLKAFIAAILGGLGSLRGAVAGGFILGGLEVGSELFLTSGTAPYRDAIVLMAVVALLVVKPEGLIPASRAQRS; encoded by the coding sequence ATGGAATTCCTCCAATATGTGGTCAACATTCTGAGTTTGGGCGGTATTTACGCACTCTTGGCCCTTGGTCTGGCGATTGTATTTTCAATCGTCGGTCTGATCAATTTCGCGCATGGCGAGATAATGACGATATCGGGTTATCTTATCGTGCTTTCGTTGTCTCTCGGCATCCCTCTTCCGCTAGGTCTCATCATTGCGGTGGCCGGCGGCGCGGTCACCGCAATTCTCATGGACCGAGTAGCGTTCCGTCCGATGCGTTCTGCGTCGGTAACAACCCTCCTCATCACGAGTTTCGCAGTGAGCACCATCATCAAGGTGCTCCTACAAAATGGAGTTTCGGCTCGAGCAAAGCCTGTTGCGCTGCCAGAATGGATGTCTGGCACCGTCCAATTCTCAGGTTTTCAAATCGGTGTGGTTCCGTTGACGTCGATCATTCTAACGGTTGCCGTCCTGGTCTGTCTCGACATCTTTTTGCGGAAAACCACCTTGGGAATCGCGATGCGCGCCGCATCGGAAGATTTCGTGATGGTCAGCCTACTTGGTCTGCGTGCCAATACGGTTATTGCAACGTCGTTCGCGATTTCGGGCGTTCTCGCCGCTATTGCAGCAGTTTTGTGGGTTTCTCAGCGGGGTTCAGTAGATCCCCTCATGGGTTTCACGCCAGTTCTAAAAGCCTTTATTGCTGCCATCCTCGGAGGTCTCGGCTCGCTACGCGGCGCTGTGGCTGGGGGTTTTATCCTCGGCGGCCTAGAGGTCGGTTCGGAGCTTTTCCTAACTTCGGGCACAGCGCCCTACCGAGACGCCATTGTTCTGATGGCAGTGGTAGCGTTGCTGGTTGTCAAGCCAGAGGGCCTAATACCCGCCTCGCGCGCTCAGCGCTCGTAA
- a CDS encoding acyl-CoA dehydrogenase family protein — translation MDTMITNTELVENARKLRGFLRANAEDSALNRRLAMESAAALRAGGFLQVMVPRRCGGSEADFQTFCQICEELARGDSAAGWLTMIAGSSAALMGLLPDKTRSEVYDADPRATVIGQWAPTAKSTPVDGGWKLTGRWPWASGCFEAQWSFVGSPVPDSSGKMVDVRLALVPTSELTIEDTWHVAGMCGTGSNTFVGDDIFVPSHRAMLMSELIAGVTRSDHSDEAIYRAPLITALPLAMCATAVGIAESAFDHTLENLERGKPIVASCYTDARQSPSYQLNLADARGAIDSARLHVMRAASDIDRSVASGVPMSDLERARVRLDEAVAQKRVREAVDLLLNIGGASAFMLSNPVQRIWRDIETCTRHAYINGDIGREIYARALLNLDQVSSSF, via the coding sequence ATGGACACTATGATAACGAATACGGAACTCGTCGAAAATGCAAGAAAGCTGCGCGGTTTTTTGCGTGCCAATGCGGAAGACTCTGCATTGAACCGACGTCTTGCAATGGAGAGCGCAGCGGCCCTACGTGCCGGAGGCTTCTTGCAGGTTATGGTACCCCGACGCTGTGGCGGCTCGGAGGCTGACTTTCAAACATTCTGTCAGATTTGCGAGGAGCTGGCTCGAGGTGACAGCGCGGCCGGTTGGCTAACAATGATAGCTGGTAGTAGCGCGGCGTTGATGGGCCTTCTCCCCGATAAGACTCGCAGCGAAGTCTATGATGCAGACCCTCGGGCAACCGTGATCGGTCAATGGGCTCCAACCGCCAAATCCACGCCTGTTGACGGCGGATGGAAGTTGACGGGTAGATGGCCCTGGGCATCTGGTTGTTTCGAAGCTCAATGGAGTTTCGTTGGGTCGCCGGTTCCCGACTCGTCAGGCAAGATGGTCGACGTGAGACTAGCACTCGTTCCAACATCAGAACTGACCATTGAAGATACATGGCATGTCGCCGGCATGTGTGGAACTGGTAGCAACACATTCGTCGGCGATGACATTTTTGTTCCATCGCACCGTGCAATGCTCATGAGCGAATTAATCGCAGGTGTTACCCGGTCGGATCATTCGGACGAAGCTATTTACCGGGCGCCGCTTATCACCGCGTTGCCGCTGGCTATGTGCGCCACCGCTGTGGGAATTGCAGAGTCTGCTTTCGATCACACCCTGGAAAACTTAGAACGAGGAAAGCCCATCGTGGCGTCTTGCTATACGGACGCAAGGCAGTCTCCGAGCTACCAGTTGAATCTTGCCGATGCGCGCGGCGCTATAGACTCAGCAAGGCTACACGTAATGCGCGCGGCTAGTGACATAGATCGCTCGGTAGCCTCAGGAGTGCCGATGAGCGATCTTGAACGAGCACGTGTGCGGCTTGATGAAGCAGTTGCACAGAAACGTGTTCGCGAGGCCGTGGACCTACTGCTGAATATAGGAGGAGCTTCTGCTTTCATGCTCTCTAATCCTGTACAACGTATATGGCGAGACATTGAGACCTGTACACGTCATGCGTACATTAACGGCGACATCGGGCGCGAAATTTATGCGCGAGCTCTGCTTAACCTCGATCAGGTTAGTTCAAGCTTCTGA
- a CDS encoding flavin reductase family protein: MPIDKKDAFREAMGRFAGAVNVITTEEHGAPSGLIATAVCSLSFDPPSVLVCVNKTASAHDVILRRGAFAVNLLSPTLSHVANRFQTRKGSDRFEESCWAAGKTGAPLLKGAPMALDCRLSHTYDGYSHSVLIGIVEDVRLAEGDSHNSLLWQGRRYHTPIEFVELVRRPADVRVVLDEMLF, from the coding sequence ATGCCAATCGATAAGAAAGATGCATTTCGCGAGGCAATGGGGCGGTTCGCCGGTGCGGTTAACGTTATCACCACCGAGGAGCACGGCGCGCCAAGTGGGTTGATCGCTACTGCGGTATGCAGTTTGTCTTTTGATCCCCCGTCTGTTCTTGTTTGTGTCAACAAAACGGCGAGTGCTCACGACGTGATTCTACGGCGAGGTGCGTTTGCAGTTAATCTACTGTCGCCTACCCTATCGCATGTCGCAAATCGATTTCAGACGCGAAAGGGTTCGGATCGATTTGAAGAGAGTTGTTGGGCGGCCGGCAAAACTGGAGCACCCCTGCTCAAGGGGGCTCCGATGGCGCTGGACTGCCGGCTTAGCCATACCTATGATGGCTATTCACACAGCGTCCTCATTGGTATTGTTGAAGATGTTCGGCTCGCCGAAGGAGATTCTCATAATTCTCTTCTTTGGCAAGGGCGACGGTACCACACACCTATAGAATTCGTGGAGCTGGTTCGTCGACCGGCTGACGTCCGAGTGGTGCTCGACGAGATGCTTTTCTAA
- a CDS encoding aminomethyltransferase family protein — protein sequence MEMRTVYDPIYEKLKAPMIDFGGWRVASHITSTDQEYMMIRNSVGFAEYDFQSCFGVCGPDSFDFIQTLIVNDLGKISPGGTLYSSILDDQANLIDDVIIFWMKEDRFIIHGGIAREASRKWIAEKSEGRKVWITELSNTFLSIQGPKSINVLEKVVDVAHLEHNRFLQVDFEGVPTTIARVGFSGELGYEVHFGPEYALGMWEKFTKYCAEFGGGPFGLMAAFPIAVDKGFLFGADFYKGGSPLEYGLGWSVAFEKTFFHGRDEMLRRKEVGLRTKLVGIEADISAPAIASGLKLTYNGEVVGETTTGWVSPLLKRNIGRGWVNIKFAEPGTDLQVVGGSGPKSVKVQSTYRFFDPKSERVRADPRVMLEKA from the coding sequence ATGGAAATGAGAACGGTTTACGATCCTATCTACGAGAAGCTTAAAGCTCCCATGATAGATTTTGGCGGATGGCGAGTTGCTTCCCATATAACTTCGACGGATCAAGAATATATGATGATTCGCAATAGTGTAGGGTTCGCAGAATACGACTTCCAAAGTTGCTTTGGCGTGTGCGGGCCGGACTCCTTTGACTTTATACAAACTCTGATTGTAAACGATCTTGGAAAGATTAGCCCAGGCGGTACACTTTACTCAAGTATCTTGGATGACCAAGCTAATCTCATTGACGACGTCATCATCTTTTGGATGAAAGAAGACCGGTTCATTATTCATGGCGGCATCGCGCGAGAGGCATCGCGTAAATGGATCGCCGAAAAGTCCGAAGGCCGGAAGGTTTGGATCACTGAGTTATCCAACACCTTTCTCTCCATTCAAGGACCCAAATCTATCAATGTTCTTGAAAAGGTTGTTGATGTCGCTCATCTTGAGCACAATCGTTTCCTGCAAGTCGACTTCGAGGGCGTTCCAACGACGATCGCGCGAGTCGGGTTCTCAGGTGAACTAGGTTATGAAGTTCACTTCGGTCCTGAGTATGCGCTCGGGATGTGGGAAAAATTTACGAAATACTGCGCGGAATTTGGCGGCGGCCCATTTGGATTGATGGCCGCATTCCCTATCGCTGTGGACAAAGGCTTTCTATTCGGTGCGGATTTCTATAAGGGCGGTTCACCACTGGAATATGGCCTGGGTTGGTCAGTGGCGTTCGAAAAGACATTTTTCCATGGTCGAGATGAGATGCTGCGCCGAAAAGAGGTAGGCCTCCGCACGAAGCTCGTGGGCATCGAAGCTGACATATCGGCCCCTGCAATCGCTAGCGGTTTGAAGCTCACCTATAACGGTGAAGTAGTTGGTGAAACAACTACAGGCTGGGTTAGTCCGTTGCTTAAACGGAATATCGGTCGGGGCTGGGTAAACATTAAATTTGCCGAACCCGGGACAGACCTACAGGTGGTCGGCGGAAGCGGGCCTAAATCGGTCAAGGTTCAAAGCACCTACCGATTTTTCGATCCCAAGAGCGAGCGGGTGAGGGCGGATCCGCGCGTTATGTTGGAAAAAGCATAA
- a CDS encoding NAD(P)/FAD-dependent oxidoreductase — MTEKYSCDVLVVGAGIAGAGAAYYLSSQKLNVIQVETDHPASGPTGSSSAVCHLFYLDREQSLLAKRGIEILKDLPGAFDQSGCLWACGPDNEALYRDAVNRIRNVEGSRIEGLTGAQASALLPHFNMDGITFAAWEDESGHCDPYGATNELVHRARANGVKFLGGRSVTDIHVTKGQTTGVTLSDGTVITTERVILATGVWSKALVAKLGVNLPIFIERHFMAVMDAPGIARKLLPHSWVDETTNCYARPEGENTILIGTWGGGGTGIENEALAAEHSRMNYRLEVAGELDRTITQEEAVWAIEHIMTRSPEIAELGIRPGYACQYDMSEDHLPVVDEIPGAKGLFVIAGSSGHGFKLGPAMGESVAKWALGERQELLEAFALARFA, encoded by the coding sequence ATGACCGAGAAATACAGCTGTGACGTGCTTGTGGTCGGCGCCGGAATCGCGGGTGCGGGTGCGGCATATTATCTGTCCAGTCAAAAGCTGAACGTGATCCAGGTAGAAACAGATCACCCGGCTTCCGGTCCGACGGGGTCATCCTCCGCCGTGTGCCACTTGTTTTATCTCGATCGTGAGCAATCCTTGCTGGCAAAACGCGGTATCGAGATTTTGAAGGATCTTCCGGGCGCTTTCGATCAGTCCGGTTGTCTTTGGGCCTGCGGCCCGGATAATGAGGCTCTCTACCGTGACGCGGTTAACCGTATACGCAATGTAGAAGGCAGCCGAATTGAAGGACTGACCGGAGCCCAGGCCTCGGCGCTGCTGCCGCACTTCAACATGGACGGGATAACCTTCGCTGCATGGGAAGATGAATCTGGGCATTGCGATCCCTATGGGGCGACAAACGAACTAGTTCATCGAGCGCGCGCGAACGGTGTTAAGTTCCTGGGTGGGCGTTCCGTTACCGATATTCATGTGACCAAAGGGCAGACCACCGGCGTAACTCTCAGCGACGGAACGGTCATTACGACCGAACGAGTGATACTTGCGACCGGTGTTTGGTCTAAGGCACTTGTGGCCAAGCTTGGAGTGAACCTGCCGATCTTCATCGAGCGTCACTTCATGGCCGTGATGGACGCACCTGGTATCGCACGAAAGCTGCTCCCCCATTCCTGGGTCGACGAGACAACTAATTGCTATGCCCGGCCAGAAGGCGAGAACACAATCCTAATCGGAACGTGGGGCGGCGGTGGTACTGGCATCGAGAACGAAGCCCTGGCCGCAGAACACAGCCGGATGAACTATCGCCTCGAGGTCGCCGGCGAGTTGGACCGCACGATCACACAGGAAGAGGCCGTTTGGGCCATCGAGCATATCATGACCCGCTCCCCAGAAATTGCAGAATTGGGTATCCGCCCGGGCTATGCATGCCAATACGATATGAGCGAGGACCACCTTCCAGTCGTTGACGAAATACCCGGTGCAAAGGGCCTTTTCGTCATCGCCGGATCGAGCGGGCACGGCTTCAAACTCGGCCCCGCAATGGGCGAATCTGTCGCGAAGTGGGCACTTGGTGAACGCCAGGAACTGCTTGAGGCATTCGCCTTGGCTCGGTTCGCATAG
- a CDS encoding electron transfer flavoprotein subunit beta/FixA family protein, translating to MKILVPVKRVVDYNVKIRVKSDGSGVELANVKMSMNPFDEISVEEALRLKEAGKAEEVVVVSIGPAKAEETLRTALAMGADRAVLIETDDAVEPLAVAKILKAVANAEKPGLIIVGKQAIDDDSNQTGQMLAALLGSAQATFASKIEIGGGKAPEGTARVTREVDGGLQTIDVKLPAVVTTDLRLNEPRYASLPSIMKAKKKPLDKKSPADFGVDTAPRVKVLKTEEPSGRKAGVKVKSVAELVEKLKVEAGVL from the coding sequence ATGAAGATTCTCGTCCCAGTGAAGCGGGTGGTTGATTACAACGTCAAGATCCGCGTGAAGTCGGATGGCTCGGGTGTCGAGCTCGCCAACGTAAAGATGTCGATGAACCCGTTCGACGAGATCTCCGTCGAAGAGGCGCTGCGGCTCAAGGAAGCCGGCAAGGCGGAGGAAGTGGTCGTCGTTTCGATCGGCCCGGCCAAGGCGGAAGAGACGTTGCGCACCGCCCTCGCCATGGGTGCCGACCGCGCCGTTCTCATTGAGACCGACGATGCCGTCGAACCACTGGCCGTCGCCAAGATCCTGAAGGCCGTAGCTAACGCCGAGAAGCCGGGCCTCATCATCGTCGGCAAGCAGGCCATCGATGACGACAGCAACCAGACCGGCCAGATGCTCGCAGCCCTCCTCGGCTCGGCCCAGGCAACCTTCGCCTCGAAGATCGAGATCGGCGGCGGCAAGGCGCCAGAGGGCACAGCAAGGGTGACCCGCGAAGTCGACGGCGGCTTGCAGACGATCGACGTCAAGCTCCCCGCCGTGGTCACCACGGATCTGCGCCTCAACGAGCCGCGCTATGCCTCGCTGCCGAGCATCATGAAGGCAAAGAAGAAGCCGCTCGATAAGAAGAGCCCGGCGGACTTCGGTGTCGATACCGCCCCGCGCGTCAAGGTGCTGAAGACCGAGGAGCCATCGGGCCGCAAGGCAGGCGTCAAGGTCAAGTCGGTCGCCGAGCTCGTCGAGAAGCTTAAAGTCGAAGCAGGCGTCCTCTAA
- a CDS encoding electron transfer flavoprotein subunit alpha/FixB family protein: protein MAILLLADHDNSSLSDQTAKALTAAAKIGGDVHVLVAGKGAKAAADAAATLSGVSKVLLAQSEELANNLAEPLTDLIVALAKSYDTILAAATSTGKNVLPRVAALLDVAQISEIIEVVSADTFKRPIYAGNAIQTVQSSDAKKVITVRTASFPPASQGPAAAVEEISTADFSSAVSSFVADALSTSDRPELTSAKIIISGGRALGSAEKFNEIILPVADKLGAAVGASRAAVDAGYAPNDFQVGQTGKVVAPDLYIACGISGAIQHLAGMKDSKVIVAVNNDEEAPIFQVADYGIVCDLFEMLPELEKAL, encoded by the coding sequence ATGGCCATTCTTCTTCTGGCTGACCACGACAATTCGAGCCTTTCCGACCAGACCGCCAAGGCGCTGACGGCAGCCGCAAAGATCGGCGGCGATGTTCATGTGCTGGTCGCGGGTAAGGGCGCCAAGGCTGCTGCCGATGCAGCCGCCACGCTCTCCGGCGTTTCCAAGGTGCTGCTTGCCCAAAGCGAGGAACTCGCCAACAACCTCGCCGAGCCGCTGACCGACCTGATCGTCGCGCTGGCTAAAAGTTACGACACGATCCTTGCAGCCGCGACCTCGACCGGCAAGAACGTGTTGCCGCGCGTCGCCGCCCTGCTGGACGTCGCCCAGATTTCCGAGATCATCGAAGTTGTCTCCGCTGATACCTTCAAGCGTCCGATCTACGCCGGCAATGCCATCCAGACCGTTCAGTCATCGGATGCCAAGAAGGTCATTACCGTGCGCACTGCATCCTTCCCCCCGGCCTCCCAGGGCCCAGCTGCTGCCGTCGAGGAGATATCGACGGCAGACTTTTCTTCAGCCGTTTCGTCCTTCGTTGCAGATGCACTTTCGACCTCCGATCGTCCGGAACTCACATCAGCCAAAATTATTATCTCCGGCGGGCGGGCGCTCGGCTCGGCCGAGAAGTTCAACGAAATCATCCTGCCCGTCGCAGATAAGCTCGGGGCCGCCGTCGGCGCATCGCGCGCTGCCGTGGACGCCGGCTACGCCCCAAACGACTTCCAAGTTGGGCAGACTGGCAAGGTTGTCGCACCAGATCTCTACATCGCCTGTGGCATCTCCGGCGCTATCCAGCACCTCGCCGGCATGAAGGACTCGAAGGTCATTGTCGCCGTCAACAATGATGAGGAAGCACCGATTTTCCAGGTCGCGGACTACGGCATCGTCTGCGATCTCTTCGAAATGCTGCCGGAGTTGGAGAAAGCGCTCTGA
- the purU gene encoding formyltetrahydrofolate deformylase, whose translation MDRFTLTVTCNSRIGIVAAISGYLATQGCNIVDSSQFDDLDTGKFFMRVSFISEERADQAKLIEGLKPIVAEFGMDAEIHDATKPMKVMLMVSRFGHCLNDLLYRWKIGALPIDIVGVVSNHFDYQKVVVNHDIPFHHIKVTKENKPQAEAQLLQMVEQTGTELIVLARYMQVLSDLLCKRMSGQIINIHHSFLPSFKGANPYKQAYERGVKLIGATAHYVTAHLDEGPIIEQDTVRITHAQSADDYVSLGRDVESQVLARAIHAHIHHRTFINGNRTVVFSASPGSYASERMG comes from the coding sequence ATGGACAGATTCACCCTCACCGTTACGTGTAACAGCCGGATTGGGATAGTTGCCGCTATATCGGGCTATTTGGCGACCCAGGGCTGCAACATTGTCGATTCGTCCCAGTTCGACGATCTGGATACCGGCAAGTTCTTCATGCGGGTAAGCTTCATTTCGGAAGAACGGGCCGATCAGGCAAAGTTGATCGAAGGCCTCAAGCCAATCGTTGCCGAATTCGGCATGGACGCCGAGATCCACGATGCGACCAAGCCTATGAAGGTCATGCTGATGGTCTCGCGCTTCGGTCATTGCCTGAACGACTTGCTTTATCGCTGGAAGATCGGCGCCCTACCGATTGACATTGTCGGCGTCGTCTCCAACCACTTTGACTACCAGAAGGTGGTCGTCAACCATGACATTCCCTTCCATCACATTAAGGTGACGAAGGAGAACAAGCCGCAGGCGGAAGCGCAACTGCTGCAGATGGTCGAGCAGACCGGCACGGAGCTGATCGTGCTTGCCCGCTACATGCAGGTCCTGTCGGATCTGCTTTGCAAGCGCATGTCTGGGCAGATCATCAACATCCATCATTCGTTCCTGCCGAGCTTCAAGGGCGCCAATCCTTACAAGCAGGCCTATGAGCGCGGCGTGAAGCTGATCGGCGCGACGGCGCATTACGTCACCGCCCATCTCGACGAGGGTCCGATCATCGAGCAGGACACGGTGCGCATCACCCATGCGCAGTCGGCAGACGATTACGTCTCACTCGGCCGCGATGTCGAAAGCCAGGTGTTGGCACGTGCCATTCACGCCCATATCCATCACCGCACCTTTATCAATGGCAACCGCACCGTCGTCTTCTCGGCAAGCCCCGGTTCTTATGCCTCCGAGCGAATGGGGTAA
- the folD gene encoding bifunctional methylenetetrahydrofolate dehydrogenase/methenyltetrahydrofolate cyclohydrolase FolD: MAEVIDGKQVAASVIESVKQAAAELERSKGVKTGLAVVIVGDDPASHTYVGAKSRMAKECGFASIQHTLPAETAQEELAALVRNLNENPLIHGILVQLPLPKHLDSGPIIQSIKPEKDVDGLHVVNAGKVVTGDLDGGLVSCTPAGAMVFVRHAHGNDLSGLNAVVIGRSNLFGKPMSALLLAANATVTTAHKGTKDLPGFCRNADILVVAVGRAELVKADWVKPGATVIDVGINRISVDGKSRLVGDAAFEECAKVAGVITPVPGGVGPMTIAMLMANTVIAAQRLSGLGALRL, from the coding sequence ATGGCTGAGGTCATCGACGGTAAGCAGGTAGCGGCATCTGTTATCGAGAGTGTCAAGCAAGCTGCAGCTGAACTGGAACGTTCGAAGGGTGTGAAGACCGGCCTTGCAGTTGTCATCGTGGGCGATGATCCGGCAAGCCACACCTATGTCGGCGCCAAGAGCCGCATGGCCAAAGAATGCGGCTTTGCCTCGATCCAACACACCCTGCCGGCCGAGACGGCGCAGGAGGAGCTGGCCGCGCTGGTGCGGAACTTGAACGAGAATCCGTTGATACACGGCATTCTCGTCCAGCTGCCGCTGCCGAAGCACCTGGATTCCGGCCCGATCATCCAGTCGATCAAGCCAGAGAAGGACGTCGACGGTCTTCACGTCGTCAATGCCGGCAAAGTCGTGACCGGTGATCTCGATGGCGGCCTCGTCTCCTGCACCCCGGCCGGAGCTATGGTGTTCGTTCGCCACGCACACGGCAACGATCTTTCGGGCCTCAACGCCGTGGTGATCGGTCGCTCCAACCTTTTCGGCAAGCCAATGTCCGCCCTGCTGCTCGCGGCCAACGCAACGGTGACGACCGCCCATAAAGGCACCAAGGACCTGCCCGGCTTCTGCCGCAACGCCGATATCCTCGTCGTCGCCGTCGGCCGTGCCGAATTGGTCAAGGCCGATTGGGTGAAGCCGGGTGCGACTGTCATCGACGTCGGCATCAACCGCATCAGCGTCGACGGCAAGTCGCGCCTAGTCGGCGACGCCGCCTTCGAGGAATGCGCCAAGGTTGCGGGCGTCATCACCCCAGTTCCCGGTGGTGTCGGCCCGATGACCATCGCCATGCTGATGGCCAACACCGTTATCGCCGCGCAGCGTTTAAGCGGCCTAGGCGCGCTGAGACTTTAA